The sequence GAACCAGACATCGAATTTCTCCTCGTTGCACCGCCGATATTTGCCGGAGACTGCACATGTCCCGGCGCCGGTTGACTGTCTGAGATTAACATCATTCTGCCTGCGCGGCCACCGGTATGGCCTCTTTGAAAGTATGGGTGACATAGGGAAAGGGGATTTCAATATTGGCATCGTCCAGCGCCCGTTTGACCGCACGGATCACCAGATCGCGGCTTTCGTGCATGTCGCGCTGCGCCGAACCGGACCACCAGCGCAGCTTGAAATCGATAGAACTGGAATTGAATTCACAAGCAAATATGTCGACCGGTTTTCGGTCGTCGGTGGTACCGGATGATTCCACGGCGGTGCGAATGACATCGCGCGCTTCCTCCAAGTCGGTGTCATAGGAAACGCCAACCACGACTTCATGGCGCCGGCGATCGAGATCGGTCAGAATCTCGACCGGATTTTTGAACAATATGGAATTCGGCACAATCGTCAGCTCGTTCGACAGCTTTCTGATATGCGTCTCCCGCAGCAGGATTTGTTCCACCTTGCCTTCAATCCCTTCGCAGGAAATATAATCGCCAATCCGCATTTTCTCCCGCACCATGATCAATATGCCGGCGAGAAAATTCTCGAAAATATCCTGAAAGGCAAAGCCGATAGCGACCGTGCCGACGCCAAGACCGGCGATCAGGCTTCCGGGCGTCAGATCGGGCAGCAGGATCGTCAACGCGATAAGCAGGCCCACCGTCCAGATTGCAATTCGCACCAGCGTGTCCACCAGTTCGCGCAGAGACGGACGCATCGCCGTCCTCGCGGTCAGGCGATCTGCGATTTTAGTAGCAAATCTCGCGACGATCCACGTTGATATTATAAGGAAAATGGCGATAACCAGATTGGGCAGGAGACTGACCAGCCCCTCCCACATGGAGCGCAATTGTGCAGCCAATATCTGGAGGGTATTAAGCGATTGATCTACTTGATTATTCATGCGCATTAAACGCGCAAGTAACAAATTGGTTGCATATGGGTCTGGCAACGGGAACTCTATCCTGCGGGAAAGGTTGATCGCCTATGTCGAAATTATTCAAGCCAGGGCAAAATTGCTGGCGTGTCGAGCATGCAGACCGTTCTGCCGTTCTGATCGATGGCGAAAATTACTTCCGGGCGGTGCGAAAGTCGCTGGCGCAGGCCAAACAGCGTATCATGCTTCTCGGCTGGGATTTCGACGAACGGGTCGAAATGCACGATACCGATGAGGAGCCGGACGGGCCCCTCAGGATCGGTGCCTATTTCGACTGGTTGCTCGAGAAAAACCGGGATCTCGATATCTATGTGCTGCGCTGGGATACGGGGGCTTTGAAATCCTTCTTCCGGGTCAACGGGCTGATGACGCTGATCCGATGGTATTTCCATCCCCGGGTGCATTTCAAGCTCGATTCCCATCATCCGGTAGGGGCGGCTCATCATCAGAAAGTTATCGTGATCGACGAGGACACAGCCTTTTGCAGCGGTATCGATGTCACCAACAATCGCTGGGATACGCGGGCGCACGAGGATAATCACGACCATCGGCTGCAACCGGACGGCCATGATGCCGGACCTTGGCATGACGCGGCGATGGTCGTTCAGGGCAAGGTCGCGAGCGCGCTTGCGGAATATGCCGTGCAGCACTGGCGTGCTGCCGGCGGGAAGAAGACCAAAAGGGTTACGGCAAAGGATGATTGCTGGCCCGCCAATCTCGATCCGGACTTTACCGATTGCCCGATTGCAATCGCCAGAACTTTACCGGAAATGGATGATCAACAGGGCGTGCACGAGATTGAAGCGCTTTGCGTCGATTTGATCGCCGCAGCCCAGGATCATATCTATGCCGAAAGTCAGTATTTTGCTTCGGCGAAGATCGCCGCCGCCATCGCCGCTCGCCTGTCGGAACCGGACGGCCCGGAAGTGATCATTATCAATCCGGAAAGCGCAGAGGGCTGGCTCGAGTCCGAGATCATGGATTCAACGCGTGCCCGTCTGGTGGAAGCGTTGAGAGCGCGCGACAAATATGACCGTTTCCGGATGTTTCACCCGTTCAACGAGGCCGGAACGCCGATATATGTCCACGCGAAGATATTGATCATTGATGACCGGTATATCCGCATAGGCTCGTCAAACTTCAACAACCGGTCGCTCGGCTTTGACAGCGAATGCGATGTTGCGATTGACGCGTCGGTGATCGCCGATGGCACGGTGCCAGCCCAGATCGCCCGCGTCAGGAATGATTTGCTGGCTGAGCATCTGGGGCAGGAAGTCGACGTTGTTCGCGAGTCTATGGAGAGGACAAATTCGCTGATTAAGACGATCGAGGCTTTAAACAGCCCGGGTCGGGAGCTCAGGCCCTATCAGACAGCTGATATCGGAGCGGTCGAAGCCTGGCTCTCGGAGAATGACATCCTCGACCCAAGGCGGGCCGATGATGTTTTTGCAGGAATCATGTAAACGGTCTGGGAAAAAGCACCTGAATAATCACTGCGACTGTTATGCAGTGGTTTCGTTGGTGTCCGGCTGTTTCTTTTCCTGGATTTTCTTGATGATGATTCTGGCTGCTACCGAAATGGCTCCGGCCGCGATGGTTCTGATGATGTAACGCACGTCATGCTCCTTCAATCTTTATGACATTCATATGATCTACCGACGAGCGACCAAATGGTTGCAACCGTGCTAGGGATCAGCCGGCAAAGTCCATTGTCCAGATCGCCACAATCAAGGCCAGGGCGCCTGACGCCATCAGGCCGGAAACGATTCGCATATTGTATGGCTTTACCGGTGTTGCATGATGCGAATTGAGCCGGTCCTGGACGGCGCAGCCATTGCGCTGGGCAACCCAGAAAATGAAGATACCGATGATCATGAACAAGGTCGCGATGGCCTTGGGCACCCAGAAGGGTTCAAGTTTGCCAAAGAGCGCATTGAAGCCGAGTCCGATCCCGACCGCTGCCAGACCTGTGCGCATCCAGCCGGCAAAAGTCCGTTCGTTGGCCATGATCGTACGATCTTCGGCCCATTCGGTGCGGTCCTCGGCGAGGTCCGTGCGTTCGCTGGCCAGTTCCGTGCTGGATGAGTCTGTTGTCATACTCGCCTCCCGATGTCGCGTTCGAACCGCGCGCGGAATATATAGCAAAAGCCCCGCCACCCATCCACAAGGGATGCATGTCGGGGCTTGATGCGTTCGTTCAGATAAATTCGACGACTAGATTGCCCGTGCGGAGCCTCTTGGTCCGACGAAGAACCAAAGGATCAGGCCGATTACCGGCAAGATCAAGATGATCAGCGACCAGATGATCTTGGCACCAGTCGAGGAGCCGCTTCCCCAGACGCTCAGCAGCGCCCAGATGTCGAGAGCCAAAATCAGAAGTCCAACAATTCCATATTCCATGATAAATTCCCTTGTTTAAATATTATGTGATCAACCGCGCGTTCAGGAGGTTGCTTCTTCGAGATGGTCGATCAGACGACCGTCCGCCCGCAGTTCTCCCTGGTAATTGCGCAGCAATGCTTTGGCCGACACCGACAGGTCATCCTGGATAAGCGCCTTTTCAAACTTCTTGCGCAGATATTCCTCGCCGGTTTCGACCGCCTCGATCGCCGCTTCGTCATTGTCCTGGACGGCAGCGCTCAAGTCCATGAACACGCGGTGGGCGGACGCCAGAATGGTGCCGTCGCTTTCCGGCGTGCCGCCGGATTTCGTGATTTCCTCACGCACCGCAGCGGCCATCGCCCGGCGAGATGCCGCGCGGCGGGAGAAGAAATTCTTGAACGTGGTCCGGTCCGCAATCTCGGCTGCTTTCTCGTAGCCATGCGTGGAATCGATCAGTGTTTCCAAAACGTCATTCAAAATGTCCGTGGAAGCGTTATTTGTCATATCAACCTCGTTTTGCGTTATATATGAACAACCAACATCGGACGTGCCCGTCGGTTCCAAACTAAATTTTTCCCGTCGGCAGGAACCTTTGCTATGCAGTGGCGTATGCGAATGTTGCTGATTGGAATAATATGCCCCTATATCGCTGGCTCCTGACCGCGCTGTTTCTGGCGGTCGTCGCTGCTCCGCTTTCTACCGGTCTTGCTCCGCTGTTCGAGGCCCGCGCGCAGGTTCCGCTGACCGAGACGGTTGATGAGCCGGAGCCAGCCATCGATCCGGTGGTTGACGGCAGCGACGATGTCGCGATCGCAGACCGGTTGCGCGGAATTTTCCGGGAAATCGAAGGGCTGGAAGGGGTCGCCGTCACCGTCGATGCCGGGGTGGTCCGCCTGTCGGGGCCGATAGCCGACACCGCCTCGGCGGAACGCGCGAAAGCCATAGCACAACGCGTATCGGGTGTTGTCACGGTGGAATCGCAATTTGAGCGCGACCTTTCAGTCGGTAGAAATGTCGAACCGGTGGTCGACAAATTCAGCGCCAGCATGCAAAATTTCCTGTCGGCGCTACCGCTAATCGGGGTCGCCTTTCTCGCCGCCATTGTCATCGGCCTGTTGGGGCATTTCTTCGCTTCGCGCATGACCTTCTGGAAACGCGTGACGCCGAACATCTTTCTGGCCGAACTGATTTCCGGTTTTGTCCGCATATTGTTCATCATGGTCGGGATATTTGTCGGCCTAGACATCCTCAATGCGACCGCCTTGCTGGGCGCGGTACTTGGCGGAGCCGGCGTGATCGGGCTGGCAGTCGGCTTTGCTCTTCGCGATACGGTCGACAATTACATGTCGAGCATCATGCTGAGTATCCGCCAGCCGTTCCGGGCCAACGATCATGTCCGGGTGGGCGAACAGGAAGGGCGCGTGGTGCGGCTGACTTCGCGGGCGACGATCTTGATGACGCTGGACGGCAATCACCTGCGCATTCCCAATGCGACAGTGTTCAAGGCGGAAATATTGAACTTCACGCGCAATCCGCAGCGCCGGTTCAGTTTTGTACTGGGCGTCGATGCCGACGACGATCCTGCCGCAGCCATCGAAACGGGGCTTCGCGCGATCAACGGTCAGGCTTTCGTTCTGGACGATCCCGAAGCAACGGCCGAGATCAGGGAAGTCGGCGATTCCAATATATTGATCGCCTTCCACGGCTGGATCGACCAGCGCCAGAGCGATTTCCACAAGGCGCGGGGCGCGGCGATCCGGGTCACCAAAAATGCTTTGGAAGAGGCCGGCTTTGCCTTGCCGGAGCCGATCTACCGGCTGCGGTTCGATAACGGGCCGCCGCAGCTGATGGACATGATCGGGAAGCCGGAAGCAGCCGGTGGGGCCGGTGAGAAGCCGACCAGAGCGCCGACCGGGGAGGCGTTTGACGTATCGCCAGAGGATCATGTCGAGCGGCTGGTGGATTCCGAGCGGTCTGACGACGGTTCTTCCGATCTCCTGGATGACCAGCAGCCGGTGGAATGACGGGGCGGCAACTTAATCTATGTTAGCGCAAATCATATTCAATGCGCTTATCTATCGCGACGGGCAATGTCTCGGCTGTGAAGACAGCCGCCATGAGAAAGTTTTGCGTGTCGCCTCGTCCGATCACCTCGCTCATTTTTGTGAGCACCGTAAAACCCGGCATGGATCAGCAGGATTTTCTTGCGATCACGAACGTTACCCGGCGGAATAGCGAACGATTTGGGCTGACTGGCCTGCTTGTTTGCAATGGGTTCAACTTCATGCAGTGCATCGAGGGAGAGCGGGCTGCCGTCAAAGACCGGATGTATCATATCATCCAGGACGAGCGGCACAGCGGGATCATCATTGTACATCATAGCGAGCCTGAGATCCGGCAATTTGCGAATATATATATGGACCGCCGATATTTTCCGGCGGAGGAAAACTCCGGCGCATCTGACCTCCCGAAAATTCTCGCCATGGCTACCGTCGCCGACGTTACCCGTACAATGTTCCAAAGCTTTCTCTCGCTCGGGTTCGGCGCGGCCAACCTGTAAGTTGCGCAATTAAGGAGCGGGTGCGACCCGCGCTTTTCTCCTTCAATATGCGCTTCTCGCTGCTTCAGCAGGATATATCGCTTTTGGATGCTGCTGTTCTTGCCTTTTTCAGCGCTTCCACCTCGGCGCCCGCGCGGCCTTTGTCTCCTCCTATCGTCGATTATAAGACCGTGTCCGGAGTGTCGGTCACTGCCAAAAATTTCCACTTGTGATGTGTTTCCTCCACTAAGCCAACGCCGACTTCTCAAGATTGTTCCGCGCTATTGGACATTCTCCCGAAAAATTTATATGCAACCTTTCCGGACACCGCGTGTTCTGTCTTCAAGCAAGGAAAAACGAGGCATGATTTGACGAGCCAGAAAAAAGATGAAGCTGGCACATCGGATTCTTCGGAACCGGATGATGCAGGGCAACGGTCAAAGGATATGCCGGTGAAAAACAAGGAAGACATGCAAGAGAGATTAGGCCTTGGACTTAAGGACATGTATTCAAGTGTTCTTGACGAGCCGCTACCCGACGACATGCTGGCGCTTTTGGACCAGCTGGAAGCAAACGACACTAGTGACGTGAACTCCAGCCGGCCAGACGATAATGAATAAGCCCCAGGCGTTGCCGCCGGCGCAGTTCAAGCAGCAGCTGACGGAAGCAATTCCGCATTTGCGTGCTTTCGGCCGAAGTCTGTCAGGCGATCGTGATCTTGCCGACGATCTTGTGCAGGACACCTTGTTGAAAGCATGGGCTGCGCGCGACCGTTTCATTGCCGGCACATCGATGCGTGCATGGACTTTCGTGATATTACGCAACACGTTTTTCTCTGGCATGCGCCGCAAGAAATTCAGTGCCAATTATGACGAGCTGGTTGCCGAACGGGTCCTGTCCGCTCCCGCTCCCCAGCAGGAACCCTTGCATCTTGCCGACCTGCAACGCGGGCTGATGGAATTGTCCGACGACCAGCGCGAGGCCATCATTCTGGTAGGTGCTGGCGGCTATTCTTACGAGGAAGCGGCAGAAATCGCCAATTGCGCGGTCGGCACCATGAAAAGCCGCGTCTCCAGGGCGCGCAAATCGCTGGAAGCGATTCTGGAGGAAGGGCGCTTCACCTCCGCGTCGGACGGTCATGACAATCTAACCGCAACGGCGCTCGAAAATATCATCGGCGCAGTCGAGAAAATAGCGCCCTAGGCTGTCCGGCGTTCGCCGACATCCCCGCCCTAAATTTTAATATGCTGACGTGAATCGTGGTTGCTTCATTTGGCACCGCTGCCAACAGTTGCGCCTCGCTGCCGGCTCACAAGTCTGAGCCGGCAGCGAGGCGTTTGTCCTGGTAATTCAGGCGGATGACGCGATCAGGCGTCCTGCTTTGCCGTTGAAAAGAACAGTGCCTGGCTGATCGCCGCGCGAATCGCATTGGGCTGAAACGGCTTGGTGATCAAAAATGTCGGTTCAGGGCGCTCTCCGGTGAGCAACCGCTCGGGAAAGGCAGTGATGAAGATGACCGGAACCGATATCTGCTCCAGAATATCCTTCACGGCATCAATGCCCGAGCTGCCGTCCGCCAGCTGGATATCGGCCAGCACCAGGCTTGGTTTGGCATTGGCTACCGCTTCGAGCGCACCCTTGTGGGTCGTCGCAGTTCCACAGACACGATGTCCCAGCCCGGTGACGATCTGCTGCAATTCCATCGAAATCAGGGCTTCATCCTCAATGATGAGAACATCTGACCGGATCTCCTTGTCGATTTCGGCAATGGCATCGTCCAGCAAGCCGTTGATCGAATTTTCGCCGACATCGGCGATTTTTGCGACTTCGCTAACGGAAAACCCTTCCAGCGCGGTCAATAGCAGCACCTGACGGCTGATGGGAGGGATGGCATTCAAGCGGTTTTGCGCCGTGTTGTCGTCGGGATCTTCAGACACCCGGACATGCGCGCTTTCCCAGATACCGGCGAAAACCCGGTATAGATGAACCCGTATATCATTGTCGTCCGGGACGGGTTCCGGATCGGCGATAATCGCTTCCAACGTAGCCTTCACAAATGCGTCGCCGCTCTTTTGGCTGCCGGTCAGAGCCCGGGCATATCGCCGTAAATAAGGTAGATGCGGTTTCAGATTTTGAGCTAGTGACATATTTTATATCTCCGTGATTGGTTCCCTACGCATGACTGTAAATAGGGTTCCATCATAATTTCGTCAGGTAGGCGACATTTGCATCTCGTGTTTGCAGGCCTGATCCGGAACCAATTCGGTCGGCGTTCGTTGACTCATCATTAGATCACTAGACCGAATATGGAGAAAAAGAAATGACAGGCAATTATTCCGAAGAAATGGGCGCGGTAAAATCGGATCTGCAAACATTGAAAGATGATCTGGCAACCTTGACCAAGTCCGTCAAGGCCGATGCGAAGGCAAATGCGTCAGAATTGCGCGCCAATGCGAAGACCAAGTTTGACGCTGCGCGCGCCAATGCAGTTGAGGCCGGCACCAAGGGGCGCCGGAAGGCCCAGGCCACGTTCAAGGAAAATCCGATCGTAAGCATCGCCGCGACCGCTGGTATCGGTCTGTTAGTCGGCGCATTAATGGCGCGCCGCTAGGTCGTTCCGGATGAGATTCAAAGGGCTGCAGAATGTAATTCTCGCAGCCCTTTTGCTGTTCTGGCACCGGTGAAGCGAGACGCGCGCGGTCGTCTGACGATAGCGGGCTGTGCTCTTCGCCCTTCGGTGGCGACGAAAAAGATGGCGCAGCTGTCTTCAATCATTTTATATGATTTTGCGGGACATCATTATACATGGATGAGCCTCCGCATGGGGTTTTCGAGTGAGTTACCGTATCGTTTGCCGCTTTGGTTCCGCCAGCATGCAACAGGATCGCAACTTGATCGTTGGTAATGGAACGGCTTCAGGGTCAGGAATAAAAAGGGGTTGGACATGAAGGCGGGCAATAGATGACCGAAGAGTTGGAACCGACGATGGAAAGCGAACGGTTGGCGACGCTCGGCAGCTATCAGGTCATGGACGATGCGCGGAGAAATGCCTTTGATCGAATCACACGGCTTGTCGCTGATATTTTCGCAGCGCCGGTCGCATCGATCTCACTGATTGAGAAAGATCGGGAGTTGTTCCGATCAGCAGTGGGACTGGCGGAGACTGACGCAGATCGCAAATCCTCCCTGTGCGGCGGAATGGTCGACAGCCATGAATCGCTGGTCATCGAAGACGCTTCGGTGGACCCACAGTTCAGCAACAATCCGTTGGTCTCCGGTGGTCCGGCGATCCGTTTTTACGCCGGTGCGCCATTGATCGCGCCCAATGGCATGGTTCTGGGAGCCTTGTGGTTTGCCGACACGGTGCCACGCTGCTCGATTACCGCGAACCAGCTCGACCAGTTGAAGACCATGGCTGATATCGTCATGAGCGAGCTTGAACTGAGCCGCGAGATCCGTTTGCGCGAGCAGGCACAGAAAAACGCGGCCATTGACCGGTCCAATCTCGACCTCACGCTGGCCCTCAGCGACATTGCCAGCTTCCGGACCGACCTGGAGACAGGCAAGATCGAATGGGGCGGGGCTTATATGAAGATCTGGGGAGAGGACGCCGGCGAGGCGCTCACCCAAGTGGAAGATGCCTTCGCCCGTATCCATCCCGAAGATCGGGAAAGTGTCACCGAGGCAATGAGCGCGGCAGCAGCGCCGGGCGAAAAATATGAAGCGCGTTTCCGGATCATATTGCCCTCGGGCGAGATTCGCTGGGTCGAGGGCTACGGCGACTATCTCGAAGCAAACGGGCGGCCGACCCTGACCGGGGTCAATAAGGACATCACCCATTCTGTCGATCAGCAGGAGCAATTGCGGCTTCATACGCGCGAGCTTCATCACCGGCTCCGCAATCTTTTCGCCACGCTGCAGTCGATCATGATGCTGACCAAGAATTCGGCGACATCGATTGATGACTATATCGAACGGATCAAGAATCGCCTGAGCGCCCTGAACCGGGCCCAGCAAATCCTGCTCGACACCAATTTTGTGACGGGGTCCTTCGCTGCGCTGGTCAGGGACCTGTGCAAGACCTATCCAAAGGTGCGCTGGTTCGGCCCCGACATCATCCTGGAAGAAAACGCGATGGTCTCGATTTCGCTCGTGCTTAACGAATTGGCCACCAACGCGGCCAAATATGGCGCACTGACCGCCGATACCGGCCTGGTGAAAATCAAATGGACCATTCTTCCCGACGATGACGGGCAGGATATCGTCGAACTGCGCTGGTCGGAAAGCGGCGGGCCCAAGTCCCAGCCTCCTCCATCACTATCCGGCTTTGGCTCCTCGCTTATCGATCACAGCATCACGCGCAATTTGCGCGGCGAGATTGACCGGGACTGGACGCCCGATGGCCTGATCTGCACGATCAGATTTCCCGCACCCGACGAAGCACGGTTTCGCTAGTGGCACAGAAGGCCCTGCTGCGGCGCATCTCCTTCTATGCCGACCTCGACGAGGCCGATCAGCAAGTCATCATGGATATCGAGGGTCGGGAGCAGACGTTCGACAAGAATAGCGAAATCGTTGATGCCGGCCAGGAGCTTGATAGCGTGCTGATCGTCAAGGAGGGCTGGGCGATCCGCTACAAGACGCTGGAGGATGGCCGCCGTCAGATCTTGAACATTTTGCTGCCCGGGGACTTTTTCGACCTTCAGGTATTGGTCGCTGCCGAGGCGGACCATTCGGTAAAGACCGTGACTCA comes from Sphingorhabdus sp. YGSMI21 and encodes:
- a CDS encoding mechanosensitive ion channel domain-containing protein codes for the protein MPLYRWLLTALFLAVVAAPLSTGLAPLFEARAQVPLTETVDEPEPAIDPVVDGSDDVAIADRLRGIFREIEGLEGVAVTVDAGVVRLSGPIADTASAERAKAIAQRVSGVVTVESQFERDLSVGRNVEPVVDKFSASMQNFLSALPLIGVAFLAAIVIGLLGHFFASRMTFWKRVTPNIFLAELISGFVRILFIMVGIFVGLDILNATALLGAVLGGAGVIGLAVGFALRDTVDNYMSSIMLSIRQPFRANDHVRVGEQEGRVVRLTSRATILMTLDGNHLRIPNATVFKAEILNFTRNPQRRFSFVLGVDADDDPAAAIETGLRAINGQAFVLDDPEATAEIREVGDSNILIAFHGWIDQRQSDFHKARGAAIRVTKNALEEAGFALPEPIYRLRFDNGPPQLMDMIGKPEAAGGAGEKPTRAPTGEAFDVSPEDHVERLVDSERSDDGSSDLLDDQQPVE
- a CDS encoding BLUF domain-containing protein → MRKFCVSPRPITSLIFVSTVKPGMDQQDFLAITNVTRRNSERFGLTGLLVCNGFNFMQCIEGERAAVKDRMYHIIQDERHSGIIIVHHSEPEIRQFANIYMDRRYFPAEENSGASDLPKILAMATVADVTRTMFQSFLSLGFGAANL
- a CDS encoding DUF202 domain-containing protein; this encodes MTTDSSSTELASERTDLAEDRTEWAEDRTIMANERTFAGWMRTGLAAVGIGLGFNALFGKLEPFWVPKAIATLFMIIGIFIFWVAQRNGCAVQDRLNSHHATPVKPYNMRIVSGLMASGALALIVAIWTMDFAG
- a CDS encoding PA2169 family four-helix-bundle protein, which translates into the protein MTNNASTDILNDVLETLIDSTHGYEKAAEIADRTTFKNFFSRRAASRRAMAAAVREEITKSGGTPESDGTILASAHRVFMDLSAAVQDNDEAAIEAVETGEEYLRKKFEKALIQDDLSVSAKALLRNYQGELRADGRLIDHLEEATS
- a CDS encoding NepR family anti-sigma factor gives rise to the protein MTSQKKDEAGTSDSSEPDDAGQRSKDMPVKNKEDMQERLGLGLKDMYSSVLDEPLPDDMLALLDQLEANDTSDVNSSRPDDNE
- a CDS encoding phospholipase D-like domain-containing protein encodes the protein MSKLFKPGQNCWRVEHADRSAVLIDGENYFRAVRKSLAQAKQRIMLLGWDFDERVEMHDTDEEPDGPLRIGAYFDWLLEKNRDLDIYVLRWDTGALKSFFRVNGLMTLIRWYFHPRVHFKLDSHHPVGAAHHQKVIVIDEDTAFCSGIDVTNNRWDTRAHEDNHDHRLQPDGHDAGPWHDAAMVVQGKVASALAEYAVQHWRAAGGKKTKRVTAKDDCWPANLDPDFTDCPIAIARTLPEMDDQQGVHEIEALCVDLIAAAQDHIYAESQYFASAKIAAAIAARLSEPDGPEVIIINPESAEGWLESEIMDSTRARLVEALRARDKYDRFRMFHPFNEAGTPIYVHAKILIIDDRYIRIGSSNFNNRSLGFDSECDVAIDASVIADGTVPAQIARVRNDLLAEHLGQEVDVVRESMERTNSLIKTIEALNSPGRELRPYQTADIGAVEAWLSENDILDPRRADDVFAGIM
- a CDS encoding PLDc N-terminal domain-containing protein, whose translation is MEYGIVGLLILALDIWALLSVWGSGSSTGAKIIWSLIILILPVIGLILWFFVGPRGSARAI
- a CDS encoding sigma-70 family RNA polymerase sigma factor → MNKPQALPPAQFKQQLTEAIPHLRAFGRSLSGDRDLADDLVQDTLLKAWAARDRFIAGTSMRAWTFVILRNTFFSGMRRKKFSANYDELVAERVLSAPAPQQEPLHLADLQRGLMELSDDQREAIILVGAGGYSYEEAAEIANCAVGTMKSRVSRARKSLEAILEEGRFTSASDGHDNLTATALENIIGAVEKIAP
- a CDS encoding PAS domain-containing protein translates to MTEELEPTMESERLATLGSYQVMDDARRNAFDRITRLVADIFAAPVASISLIEKDRELFRSAVGLAETDADRKSSLCGGMVDSHESLVIEDASVDPQFSNNPLVSGGPAIRFYAGAPLIAPNGMVLGALWFADTVPRCSITANQLDQLKTMADIVMSELELSREIRLREQAQKNAAIDRSNLDLTLALSDIASFRTDLETGKIEWGGAYMKIWGEDAGEALTQVEDAFARIHPEDRESVTEAMSAAAAPGEKYEARFRIILPSGEIRWVEGYGDYLEANGRPTLTGVNKDITHSVDQQEQLRLHTRELHHRLRNLFATLQSIMMLTKNSATSIDDYIERIKNRLSALNRAQQILLDTNFVTGSFAALVRDLCKTYPKVRWFGPDIILEENAMVSISLVLNELATNAAKYGALTADTGLVKIKWTILPDDDGQDIVELRWSESGGPKSQPPPSLSGFGSSLIDHSITRNLRGEIDRDWTPDGLICTIRFPAPDEARFR
- a CDS encoding response regulator — encoded protein: MSLAQNLKPHLPYLRRYARALTGSQKSGDAFVKATLEAIIADPEPVPDDNDIRVHLYRVFAGIWESAHVRVSEDPDDNTAQNRLNAIPPISRQVLLLTALEGFSVSEVAKIADVGENSINGLLDDAIAEIDKEIRSDVLIIEDEALISMELQQIVTGLGHRVCGTATTHKGALEAVANAKPSLVLADIQLADGSSGIDAVKDILEQISVPVIFITAFPERLLTGERPEPTFLITKPFQPNAIRAAISQALFFSTAKQDA
- a CDS encoding DUF883 family protein, with protein sequence MTGNYSEEMGAVKSDLQTLKDDLATLTKSVKADAKANASELRANAKTKFDAARANAVEAGTKGRRKAQATFKENPIVSIAATAGIGLLVGALMARR
- a CDS encoding mechanosensitive ion channel, with the translated sequence MNNQVDQSLNTLQILAAQLRSMWEGLVSLLPNLVIAIFLIISTWIVARFATKIADRLTARTAMRPSLRELVDTLVRIAIWTVGLLIALTILLPDLTPGSLIAGLGVGTVAIGFAFQDIFENFLAGILIMVREKMRIGDYISCEGIEGKVEQILLRETHIRKLSNELTIVPNSILFKNPVEILTDLDRRRHEVVVGVSYDTDLEEARDVIRTAVESSGTTDDRKPVDIFACEFNSSSIDFKLRWWSGSAQRDMHESRDLVIRAVKRALDDANIEIPFPYVTHTFKEAIPVAAQAE